A single region of the Lysinibacillus sp. B2A1 genome encodes:
- a CDS encoding peptidase M23, producing MNRHFIFLLSWILLWSYTSPTIASANEKTSEEEILQQRMTYYVQFDELLIPWHFLAAIDQYERNLQSVRKDIPKRDGLIAIQFSDEYWSGALNPIKEDTSPETISYFGGMGLDGNGDGVASPTDDADVIFSMASFLSKFGTTDEDFKLALWDYYGSEEAVNQIFAISTMYRHFKTTELDAHTFPIPTNYNYSYRGTWGDNRGWGGRRIHEGTDIFASYGTPVVSTSYGVVEIKGWNQFGGWRIGIRDNHNSYHYYAHLGSYHKDIKVGDIVEPGTVLGYVGSSGYGKEGTSGKFPPHLHYGIYKFNGRTEWAFDPYPSLLQWERLAKKAKVKQ from the coding sequence TTGAATCGCCACTTTATTTTTCTTTTATCATGGATATTATTATGGAGTTATACAAGCCCCACCATTGCTTCGGCAAATGAAAAAACCTCAGAAGAAGAAATTTTACAGCAGCGCATGACCTACTATGTTCAATTTGATGAATTACTCATCCCATGGCATTTCTTAGCCGCCATTGACCAATATGAACGCAATCTGCAATCGGTTCGCAAGGATATACCCAAAAGGGATGGTCTTATCGCCATTCAATTTTCCGATGAATATTGGTCAGGTGCCTTAAATCCAATAAAAGAAGATACCTCTCCAGAAACGATAAGTTATTTTGGAGGAATGGGTTTAGATGGCAACGGTGATGGTGTTGCCAGTCCAACAGACGATGCAGATGTCATATTTTCAATGGCAAGTTTTTTAAGCAAATTTGGAACAACTGACGAGGATTTTAAATTAGCGTTATGGGATTATTATGGAAGTGAGGAAGCCGTTAATCAAATCTTCGCCATTTCCACTATGTATAGACATTTTAAAACAACTGAACTTGATGCTCATACCTTTCCAATCCCTACAAATTACAATTACAGTTATCGAGGAACATGGGGAGATAACAGAGGCTGGGGTGGACGACGCATCCATGAAGGAACTGATATATTCGCAAGCTACGGAACTCCTGTAGTATCTACTTCGTATGGTGTAGTGGAAATCAAAGGCTGGAACCAATTTGGCGGTTGGCGAATAGGCATCCGCGATAATCATAATTCATATCACTATTATGCCCATCTTGGTAGCTATCATAAGGATATTAAAGTAGGTGATATTGTCGAGCCTGGCACTGTTCTCGGTTATGTTGGAAGCTCTGGCTATGGCAAGGAAGGTACATCGGGAAAATTCCCACCTCATCTGCATTATGGTATCTATAAATTCAATGGACGTACAGAATGGGCATTTGATCCATATCCTTCATTATTACAATGGGAACGACTAGCCAAAAAGGCAAAGGTAAAACAGTAA